Proteins co-encoded in one Malus sylvestris chromosome 7, drMalSylv7.2, whole genome shotgun sequence genomic window:
- the LOC126630554 gene encoding autophagy-related protein 3-like isoform X1: protein MVLKQKLHEAFKGTVEKITGPRTVSAFKEKGVLSVSEFVTSGDNPVSKCPTWSWESGEPSKRKPYLPPEKQYLITRNVPCLRRAASLEEEYEAAGTELLLDNEDNDGWLATHGKPKDRSGEEENLPAIESLEISKNRDVKSVPSHVGAEDEDDIPNMADFEEADNIEFDPVQHFPHLNSVAYFLLPGMINTTRLLECGLLGMMRLVSVTSNFSFEWFYDCQEFMSFAIRGS from the exons ATGGTTTTGAAACAGAAGCTGCACGAGGCGTTCAAAGGAACGGTGGAGAAAATCACAGGTCCCCGCACCGTCTCCGCCTTCAAAGAGAAAGGCGTTCTCAGCGTCTCCGAGTTCGTCACCTCCGGCGATAACCCCGTCTCCAAATGCCCCACCTGGTCCTG GGAATCTGGTGAACCGAGCAAGAGGAAGCCATACTTACCACCGGAGAAGCAGTATTTGATTACTAGAAATG TGCCATGCTTACGAAGGGCTGCATCTTTGGAAGAGGAGTATGAAGCTGCTGGTACGGAACTTCTTCTTGATAATGAAGATAATGATGGCTGGTTGGCAACCCATGGGAAGCCGAAGG ATAGAAGTGGTGAGGAGGAAAACTTACCCGCCATTGAAAGTTTAGAAATCAGCAAGAATAGGGATGTGAAGTCAGTCCCCTCACATGTTGGAGCAGAAGATGAAGACGATATTCCTAACATGGCTGACTTTGAAGAAGCTGACAACATCGAATTTGACCCT GTCCAACATTTTCCACATTTGAACTCGGTAGCATATTTCCTTTTACCAG GTATGATAAATACTACCAGACTCCTCGAGTGTGGCTTACTGGGTATGATGAGGTTGGTTTCAGTAACTagcaatttttcttttgaatggTTCTATGATTGTCAAGAATTTATGTCATTTGCTATTCGAGGCAGTTAA
- the LOC126630554 gene encoding autophagy-related protein 3-like isoform X3 — protein MVLKQKLHEAFKGTVEKITGPRTVSAFKEKGVLSVSEFVTSGDNPVSKCPTWSWESGEPSKRKPYLPPEKQYLITRNVPCLRRAASLEEEYEAAGTELLLDNEDNDGWLATHGKPKDRSGEEENLPAIESLEISKNRDVKSVPSHVGAEDEDDIPNMADFEEADNIEFDPRTYLIAHEPDDDNILRTRTYDVSITYDKYYQTPRVWLTGYDEVGFSN, from the exons ATGGTTTTGAAACAGAAGCTGCACGAGGCGTTCAAAGGAACGGTGGAGAAAATCACAGGTCCCCGCACCGTCTCCGCCTTCAAAGAGAAAGGCGTTCTCAGCGTCTCCGAGTTCGTCACCTCCGGCGATAACCCCGTCTCCAAATGCCCCACCTGGTCCTG GGAATCTGGTGAACCGAGCAAGAGGAAGCCATACTTACCACCGGAGAAGCAGTATTTGATTACTAGAAATG TGCCATGCTTACGAAGGGCTGCATCTTTGGAAGAGGAGTATGAAGCTGCTGGTACGGAACTTCTTCTTGATAATGAAGATAATGATGGCTGGTTGGCAACCCATGGGAAGCCGAAGG ATAGAAGTGGTGAGGAGGAAAACTTACCCGCCATTGAAAGTTTAGAAATCAGCAAGAATAGGGATGTGAAGTCAGTCCCCTCACATGTTGGAGCAGAAGATGAAGACGATATTCCTAACATGGCTGACTTTGAAGAAGCTGACAACATCGAATTTGACCCT AGAACATATCTTATTGCTCATGAACCTGACGATGACAATATTTTACGAACCCGAACATATGATGTTAGCATCAC GTATGATAAATACTACCAGACTCCTCGAGTGTGGCTTACTGGGTATGATGAGGTTGGTTTCAGTAACTag
- the LOC126630554 gene encoding autophagy-related protein 3-like isoform X5, with amino-acid sequence MVLKQKLHEAFKGTVEKITGPRTVSAFKEKGVLSVSEFVTSGDNPVSKCPTWSWESGEPSKRKPYLPPEKQYLITRNVPCLRRAASLEEEYEAAGTELLLDNEDNDGWLATHGKPKDRSGEEENLPAIESLEISKNRDVKSVPSHVGAEDEDDIPNMADFEEADNIEFDPRTYLIAHEPDDDNILRTRTYDVSITSKIL; translated from the exons ATGGTTTTGAAACAGAAGCTGCACGAGGCGTTCAAAGGAACGGTGGAGAAAATCACAGGTCCCCGCACCGTCTCCGCCTTCAAAGAGAAAGGCGTTCTCAGCGTCTCCGAGTTCGTCACCTCCGGCGATAACCCCGTCTCCAAATGCCCCACCTGGTCCTG GGAATCTGGTGAACCGAGCAAGAGGAAGCCATACTTACCACCGGAGAAGCAGTATTTGATTACTAGAAATG TGCCATGCTTACGAAGGGCTGCATCTTTGGAAGAGGAGTATGAAGCTGCTGGTACGGAACTTCTTCTTGATAATGAAGATAATGATGGCTGGTTGGCAACCCATGGGAAGCCGAAGG ATAGAAGTGGTGAGGAGGAAAACTTACCCGCCATTGAAAGTTTAGAAATCAGCAAGAATAGGGATGTGAAGTCAGTCCCCTCACATGTTGGAGCAGAAGATGAAGACGATATTCCTAACATGGCTGACTTTGAAGAAGCTGACAACATCGAATTTGACCCT AGAACATATCTTATTGCTCATGAACCTGACGATGACAATATTTTACGAACCCGAACATATGATGTTAGCATCAC GTCCAAAATTCTATGA
- the LOC126630554 gene encoding autophagy-related protein 3-like isoform X2 has product MVLKQKLHEAFKGTVEKITGPRTVSAFKEKGVLSVSEFVTSGDNPVSKCPTWSWESGEPSKRKPYLPPEKQYLITRNVPCLRRAASLEEEYEAAGTELLLDNEDNDGWLATHGKPKDRSGEEENLPAIESLEISKNRDVKSVPSHVGAEDEDDIPNMADFEEADNIEFDPSLAGMINTTRLLECGLLGMMRLVSVTSNFSFEWFYDCQEFMSFAIRGS; this is encoded by the exons ATGGTTTTGAAACAGAAGCTGCACGAGGCGTTCAAAGGAACGGTGGAGAAAATCACAGGTCCCCGCACCGTCTCCGCCTTCAAAGAGAAAGGCGTTCTCAGCGTCTCCGAGTTCGTCACCTCCGGCGATAACCCCGTCTCCAAATGCCCCACCTGGTCCTG GGAATCTGGTGAACCGAGCAAGAGGAAGCCATACTTACCACCGGAGAAGCAGTATTTGATTACTAGAAATG TGCCATGCTTACGAAGGGCTGCATCTTTGGAAGAGGAGTATGAAGCTGCTGGTACGGAACTTCTTCTTGATAATGAAGATAATGATGGCTGGTTGGCAACCCATGGGAAGCCGAAGG ATAGAAGTGGTGAGGAGGAAAACTTACCCGCCATTGAAAGTTTAGAAATCAGCAAGAATAGGGATGTGAAGTCAGTCCCCTCACATGTTGGAGCAGAAGATGAAGACGATATTCCTAACATGGCTGACTTTGAAGAAGCTGACAACATCGAATTTGACCCT TCACTTGCAGGTATGATAAATACTACCAGACTCCTCGAGTGTGGCTTACTGGGTATGATGAGGTTGGTTTCAGTAACTagcaatttttcttttgaatggTTCTATGATTGTCAAGAATTTATGTCATTTGCTATTCGAGGCAGTTAA
- the LOC126630554 gene encoding autophagy-related protein 3-like isoform X4, with protein MVLKQKLHEAFKGTVEKITGPRTVSAFKEKGVLSVSEFVTSGDNPVSKCPTWSWESGEPSKRKPYLPPEKQYLITRNVPCLRRAASLEEEYEAAGTELLLDNEDNDGWLATHGKPKDRSGEEENLPAIESLEISKNRDVKSVPSHVGAEDEDDIPNMADFEEADNIEFDPVQHFPHLNSVAYFLLPVTCRYDKYYQTPRVWLTGYDEVGFSN; from the exons ATGGTTTTGAAACAGAAGCTGCACGAGGCGTTCAAAGGAACGGTGGAGAAAATCACAGGTCCCCGCACCGTCTCCGCCTTCAAAGAGAAAGGCGTTCTCAGCGTCTCCGAGTTCGTCACCTCCGGCGATAACCCCGTCTCCAAATGCCCCACCTGGTCCTG GGAATCTGGTGAACCGAGCAAGAGGAAGCCATACTTACCACCGGAGAAGCAGTATTTGATTACTAGAAATG TGCCATGCTTACGAAGGGCTGCATCTTTGGAAGAGGAGTATGAAGCTGCTGGTACGGAACTTCTTCTTGATAATGAAGATAATGATGGCTGGTTGGCAACCCATGGGAAGCCGAAGG ATAGAAGTGGTGAGGAGGAAAACTTACCCGCCATTGAAAGTTTAGAAATCAGCAAGAATAGGGATGTGAAGTCAGTCCCCTCACATGTTGGAGCAGAAGATGAAGACGATATTCCTAACATGGCTGACTTTGAAGAAGCTGACAACATCGAATTTGACCCT GTCCAACATTTTCCACATTTGAACTCGGTAGCATATTTCCTTTTACCAG TCACTTGCAGGTATGATAAATACTACCAGACTCCTCGAGTGTGGCTTACTGGGTATGATGAGGTTGGTTTCAGTAACTag
- the LOC126630554 gene encoding autophagy-related protein 3-like isoform X6 translates to MVLKQKLHEAFKGTVEKITGPRTVSAFKEKGVLSVSEFVTSGDNPVSKCPTWSWESGEPSKRKPYLPPEKQYLITRNVPCLRRAASLEEEYEAAGTELLLDNEDNDGWLATHGKPKDRSGEEENLPAIESLEISKNRDVKSVPSHVGAEDEDDIPNMADFEEADNIEFDPRTYLIAHEPDDDNILRTRTYDVSITHLQV, encoded by the exons ATGGTTTTGAAACAGAAGCTGCACGAGGCGTTCAAAGGAACGGTGGAGAAAATCACAGGTCCCCGCACCGTCTCCGCCTTCAAAGAGAAAGGCGTTCTCAGCGTCTCCGAGTTCGTCACCTCCGGCGATAACCCCGTCTCCAAATGCCCCACCTGGTCCTG GGAATCTGGTGAACCGAGCAAGAGGAAGCCATACTTACCACCGGAGAAGCAGTATTTGATTACTAGAAATG TGCCATGCTTACGAAGGGCTGCATCTTTGGAAGAGGAGTATGAAGCTGCTGGTACGGAACTTCTTCTTGATAATGAAGATAATGATGGCTGGTTGGCAACCCATGGGAAGCCGAAGG ATAGAAGTGGTGAGGAGGAAAACTTACCCGCCATTGAAAGTTTAGAAATCAGCAAGAATAGGGATGTGAAGTCAGTCCCCTCACATGTTGGAGCAGAAGATGAAGACGATATTCCTAACATGGCTGACTTTGAAGAAGCTGACAACATCGAATTTGACCCT AGAACATATCTTATTGCTCATGAACCTGACGATGACAATATTTTACGAACCCGAACATATGATGTTAGCATCAC TCACTTGCAGGTATGA
- the LOC126630554 gene encoding autophagy-related protein 3-like isoform X7, whose product MVLKQKLHEAFKGTVEKITGPRTVSAFKEKGVLSVSEFVTSGDNPVSKCPTWSWESGEPSKRKPYLPPEKQYLITRNVPCLRRAASLEEEYEAAGTELLLDNEDNDGWLATHGKPKDRSGEEENLPAIESLEISKNRDVKSVPSHVGAEDEDDIPNMADFEEADNIEFDPV is encoded by the exons ATGGTTTTGAAACAGAAGCTGCACGAGGCGTTCAAAGGAACGGTGGAGAAAATCACAGGTCCCCGCACCGTCTCCGCCTTCAAAGAGAAAGGCGTTCTCAGCGTCTCCGAGTTCGTCACCTCCGGCGATAACCCCGTCTCCAAATGCCCCACCTGGTCCTG GGAATCTGGTGAACCGAGCAAGAGGAAGCCATACTTACCACCGGAGAAGCAGTATTTGATTACTAGAAATG TGCCATGCTTACGAAGGGCTGCATCTTTGGAAGAGGAGTATGAAGCTGCTGGTACGGAACTTCTTCTTGATAATGAAGATAATGATGGCTGGTTGGCAACCCATGGGAAGCCGAAGG ATAGAAGTGGTGAGGAGGAAAACTTACCCGCCATTGAAAGTTTAGAAATCAGCAAGAATAGGGATGTGAAGTCAGTCCCCTCACATGTTGGAGCAGAAGATGAAGACGATATTCCTAACATGGCTGACTTTGAAGAAGCTGACAACATCGAATTTGACCCT GTATGA